The window TCGATGATCTGACGGATCGTGCTCGCCAGGTGCAAGACGCCGCGGGCCTGCGCAGCTTCCTCGAGCACGCCCTGGACATCCTCGTCTCCGACGACGACTTCGCCACCACCGCCACGACCCCACGTCCTGCGCTGCCGGCCACAGAGGAAGCCCGCCAGCGGCTCCTGGACACCCTCACCGCCGCCATCGCCCGGTCCCGCCCCACGCGCGGCCTGGACGATGGCCTCACGCCGGCCGACATCCTGATCCTGCTGTGCGGGCTGGCGTACGCGATCCGCCGCAGCAACGCCGACCAGGCCCGGCGCCGCCAATACCTGGACGCCTTCCTGCGGGGAACCCTCACTTGAGGCGGTCGAGGGTCCTGCTCAGCGGACCACGCTGGTGAGCGAAGGTGAGGACCGGCTCGCCTCGCGCTCGTTATCTGTGCATGGAACCCGCCGTCTACTCGCGGAACCTACACCTACGCGAAGTCCCCCGCCGGGGCCATGTCGGTGAAGCGCGAGAAGTGGCCTTGGAACGCGATTTCGAGGGTCGCGGTCGGGCCGTTCCGGTGCTTGGCCACGATCAGATCGGCCTCGCCCGGGCGGGTGTCTTTGTCGTAGACCGAGTCGCGGTGAAGCAGGATGACCATGTCGGCATCCTGCTCGATCGAGCCCGACTCGCGCAGGTCTGACACCTGCGGCTTCTTGTCTTGCCGCTGCTCCGACCCACGGTTCAACTGCGACAGCGCCACCACAGGCACCTGCAACTCCTTGGCAAGCAGCTTCAGCGCGCGCGAGAACTCGCTGACCTCTTGCTGACGCGACTCGACGCGCTTGCCCGACGACATCAGCTGCAGATAGTCGATGACGACCATCTTCAATCCCACGCGCTGCTTGAGCCGCCGGCACTTCGCCCGAATCTCGACCAGCGTCATGTTGGGGCTGTCGTCGATGTACAGCGGAGCATCGTTGATGCGCCCCCGGGTGGCGGCCACCGTCGTCCAGTCGCGCGAATCGAGCGTCCCCTTGCGCAGGTTCTGCAGCGGGATGGCGCCCTCGGCCGCCAGCAGACGCATGGCGATCTCGCTGCGACCCATCTCGAGCGAGAAGAAGATCGCGGGCAGGTTGTGCTTGATCGAGGCGGCGCGTGCGAAATCGAGAGCCAGCGTCGAGTTGTGGGTCGGGATCATCGACTCACCCGCGAGGTACAGGTGATCGTCCTTGTCGACCTGCACGCAGCGCACCGGAACACTTTCGACCGGACGGATCGCCTTGACGTACCGGGTGCCTGTGCGCAACGTGTTCGCCGGGCGCTCCTGCTCGTGCAGCGCGCGCTTCCGCTCCATCCAGAAGACGTCATCAGACGTCGAGAAGTTCAGGATGTAACAGGTGGACGATGCTTCGGAACGACCTGCGACGCGCTTCGTCGAACGTCCACACCGGTAGCCGAGGCTCACGATCAGCTCATAGACCGAGTCGGCCAGCTTCCTGCTCGTCACAGCGAACTGGCAGGACCCGACTCCCCGCACGACCGTCCCGTCAGTATCGAGCAGGCCCGCCAGCAACTCACGGCGCTGTGCCTCGGAGGCCCGCAGATACGCCGCGGGAACGTGCTTGTCGCCGAGCACACCGGCCTTGCGCAGGAGGGCGGTGAACGAACCGTGATCGCGGTAGCAGTCGATGCATCGTTGCGCCTCGCCCGAGTAGGGCCTGCCACAGTCAGGGCACGCCAGGCGCTCGGGATGCATCCCCTTGTTCTTCGGTCCGCAGGTGCGTCCGCAGGTGCGCACGTTGGGGTGGCGGGCCACGAAGGATGTACCACACACCTCACAAGTGCGCACGAGCTTCGCGCGCTCGAGCAGCCGCACCGAGTACAGCATCCCGCCGCGCGACTCGACCCGCAGACCGCCACGAGCGACCAGCGACGGGATCTCGTCGGTTTCACTCGTTATGCGGGCACCGTCGCTGTGGCCGTCACCCAGCCAGGCGCCGAGGGCGTACGGCGCGACCGGCAGGTCAGCCTCAGGCGCCTGCAGCGGCCGCGCGTTGCGTACCGAATGGTTTGCGCGACCGTCGGAGCCGACGGTGAGCGTCGCGAGCATCTGCTCGGTTGTGACAACTGAGCAGTCGATCCGGCCGCTGCGTCGCGCGGCACGGGTCTCGGTGACCCACTGATGCTGGGCATCGGCGATGATCGTCGAACCGTCCGAGAACTCGACCTCGTAGCACGGGCGGTCGAGCATGACGTCGGTCGCGGCGACGACCCGCGTCGGCCGTCCGTCCGATCCGTACAGCTCGTCGCCGACCTCGACCTTGCCCATGGTCGTCCAGCCGCTGGGCGTGGGCAGCGGCGTGTCGAGAGCGAGCGCCTTGCCCATCGCGGGGCGGGCAGCCACGACGACCATCTGGCCGCCGTGCAGGCCGTTGGTCAGCTCGTCGAGCTCACGGAAGCCGGTGGGCACTCCCGTCATCTGCCCGTCGCGACCACGCGCCGCCTCGATCTCGTCGACCGCGGCATCCACTGCCACCGTCAAGGGCACATAGTCTTCGGATGCCTCGGCCCCGGTGACCCCATAGATCTCGGCTTGTGCCGTGTTGACGAGATCGAGCGCCTCGCCCTGGCCCGAGTACCCCATCTGGGCGATTCTGGTTCCCGCCTCGACGAGGCGACGCAGCAGCGCGCGCTCGGAGACGATCGACGCGTAGTAGCCCGCGTTGGCCGCGGTCGGCACGATCGAGGTCAGCGTGTGCAGATAATCGGCGCCGCCGGCGCGCTGCAGGTCGCCGGTCTTGATCAGCTCGTCGGTGACGGTGATGACATCGGTCGGCTCGCCGTGCGAATACAGCGTGAGGATCGCCTCGAAGATGACCTCGTGCTTGGGGATGTAGAAGTCGGTTCCGCGCAGGCTCTCGATGACGTCGGCCACGGCGTCTTTCGACAGCAGCATGCCGCCCAGCGCGCTCTGCTCGGCGAGGGTGTCGTGCGGGGGGGTGCGCTCCGGCTCGCGTGGTCCGCCCAGTCGCTCATCGGAGATGTCCGCAATCGTCACGACGTCAGTCCTCCTCCACGTTTCGGGCACACCGGATGACCGGTGGGGAAGTCGTCGATGGATGCCGCGACCACCCTGCGATCACAGCACACCACGAGCCACCGACATCGCTGTCTGCGGCGCCGAACCCTCCCCCGAGCGGGTCAGACACCCACGCTAGAGAGGGGCGCGACAAGGTGCAAGCGCGCCTGTGGATAACCATGTGGAGAGTTTGCGGAGAACGCCGCGACGCCTGTGTACAGAGCCTGTGGAGAACACCTGTGTAATTCGCCAATCTTGAGTTTTTTAGTGCTTTTGACCAGGACTTCTCCATTTCACACACTGTGGATGGATCTGTCTTTGAAGTCCCGGTTGAAGGTTGACGGCGTGTCGCGAGTTATGCACAGTTCGGCGTTGTTCGCAAGTCCTGAGAAGCACCGCGGCGACGTCTGGCGGATACCCGCCACGTGTCGCGCCTGAGGCCGGCCACAGGGTTTCAGCATCCGCGTTGACTACAATTCCACGGGGCTCATTCGAGCCCACCGCCGTCGGCGATCGGAACTTTCCGTCACCGACGCGGAAGGGGGTGCACGATGAGCGGGATGCCGCTGTGCGGGCGTCGGGGAACGCATGCGCACGTCGTGCCGAGACCGCTCATCGCATCGCTGGGGCCGTTGCGCTGGCGCGGGACCACCCTCCCACCGACGTCCGGGCCTTATCCGGTCCACTGAGGAGCAGCGCATGCCGAACCTCGGTCCGATCGCCGCCACCATTCAAGCCGACGGCTCGGCGACCCTCGAGCTCGACGGGCGCACCGAGACCATCGCCACGACCCGCAGTGAAGACGCCCGGCGCGAGATCGTCCACCGGGCCGCGCAGCGCGCGGCAAGCCTGGGCTCGCCCGTTCCCGTCACTGTCACCGAGCCCGACGGCTCGGCTCGTCTCATGGTGGCCGCCGACGGCGCCGTCACCGACGCCGAAGAGGTGGATGCGGCCACGCGCACGCCCGCGAGCGAGCCCAGTGCGGTAGCACCCAGCAACGACGCGGGCGCGGCGGCCGCGTCGAGCGAGACGGGCACAGCGGCTCCCACGAACGAGCCGATACCGCCCGCCACCGTGGCCGAGGTCTTCTCACAGGCGGGCGGTGGCGACCCTGCGGTCGCTCTCGCGCAGGGTGAGCCGAAGAACGCACAGGATGCCGCTGACGAGCCTGCGGCATCCCCGGAACCCGCCCCTCAGGCGACGCGCCCCGCGGCGGCGGAGCGTCCGTCGTTCCTCAAGCAGGAGCAGGTCGAGCAGCCGGCGACCACCGGCTGGCGCGGCGCTTTCGCACGGATGGGCGTGCGTGTCGCCCCCAGCGCCCGCGAGCGGGCTGAGCGCGCAGACCTGCACGCCGTGTCGCAGCACTGGGCGGGCCCGCGCACCATCGCGGTGGTCAACGGCAAGGGCGGGGCCGGCAAGACTCCCACCACCATCAACCTGGCGGCCGTTTTCGCGCGCAACGGCGGGGCTGGCGTGCTGGCCTGGGACAACAACCAGACCCGCGGCACCCTCGGATGGCGCACCGAACGCGGGCCGCACGAAGCCACCCTGCTCGATCTGCTGCCGCAGACCGCGCGCCTGCTCGGCACCGGTGCCCAGTCGGCCGATCTGGCGCGGTTCGTGCACCACCAGACCGCCGACAAGTTCGATGTGCTCCGCTCGAAGCCCGCCGTGCTGGCCAGCCAGCAGCGCATCACGGCCGCCGATGTCTCGAGCATTCACGCGGTGGCGGCCAAGTACTACCGGCTCATCGTGATCGATTCGGGCAACGACGAGACCGACCCGCTGTGGCTGCAGATGATCGACCACACCGATCAGCTCGTGATCGCGACGACCACCCGCGACGACCACGCCGAGGCCGGGGCGCTGCTTCTTGAGGCACTCGCCGAACGCGACGAACGCTCGGCCCGCCTGGCGCAGAACGCCGTCGCCGTGGTCACCCAGGCCGATCCCAAGGCGACGGATGCCGACATCCGGCACGTCGCGCACGGCTTCGGCGCGCTCGCGCGCGAGGTCGTCAGCATCCCGTTCGACCCCACCCTCGTCGACGGGATCATCACCTTCGACGCACTGCGCGCCGACACGCAGCGGGCGTGGCTGGCAGCGGCGGCCGCGATCGCCCGTGGGCTCTGACGCCGCGGCATCCAAGTGCCGTCCCACCTCGTCGCTTCACCCCGAGAAAGCGACACTTCGGGACGGGAGTCCGCGGCGCAACACGCAGATGCCGTCCGACACGGTCGCTTCAGACCAACGAAGCGACACTTCAGGACGGGACGACGTCCCTCCGACCCCGGTAGCCGCCGCGGCCGCGCTGCGGCATCCAAGTGCCGTCCCACCTCGTCGCTTCACCCCGACGAGGCGACACTTCGGGACGGGAGTGCGCGGCGCAACACCCCAATGCCGTCCGACACGGTCGCTTCACCCCGACGAAGCGACACTTCAGGACGGGACGACATCCTTCCCGCCCCCGTAGCCGCCGCGGCCGCGATCGCCCGCGGGCTCTGACGCCGCGGCATCCACGTGCCGTCCCACCTCGTCGCTTCACCCCGACGAAGCGACACTTCGGAACGGGAGTGCGCAGCGCAACACCCAGATGCCGTCCGACACGGTCGCTTCATCCAGCCGAAGCGACACTTCAGGACGGGACGACGTCCTTCCCGCCCCCGTAGCCGCCGCGGCCGCGATCGCCCGCGGGCTCTGACGCCGCAGCATCCAAGTGCCGTCCCACCTCGTCGCTTCATCCCGACGAAGCGACACTTCGGGACGGGGCGACACCGCGCAACACCCCAATGCCGTCCCACTCGGTCGCTTCACCCCGACGAAGCGACACTTCGGGACGGGAGTGCGCAGCGCAGCACGCAGATGCCGTCCGACACGGTCGCTTCACCCCGACGAAGCGACACTTCAGGACGGGACGACGTCCTTCCCGCCCCGGTAGCCGCCGCGGCCGCGCTGCGCCATCCAAGTGCCGTCCCACCTCGTCGCTTCACCCCGACGAAGCGACACTTCAGGACGGGACCACACCGCGCAGCACCCCAATGCCGTCCCACCTCGTCGCTTCACCCCGACGAAGCGACACTTCGGGACGGGAGTGCGCGGCGCAGCACGCAGATGCCGTCCGACACGGTCGCCTCACCCCGACGAAGCGACACTTCAGGACGGCGCCGCGACGCGGCCGGCGCCGCCCCACGCCCCGCGCCACCCCACCCACCCCACGCGAAAGGCCGCCGACCCGAAGGTCGACGGCCTCGCACACAGCGGTCGCTACTTGGCGGCGACCACCTGCAGCGTGATGACTGCGGTGAGGTCTTCGCGCAGACGAACCGTCGCCTCGTGCTCACCGACCGCCTTGATCGGCGAGGTGATGTGGATGCGACGCTTGTCGAGCTCGCCGACGCCGGCGGCCTTGACCGCATCGGCGATGTCGACGGTCTTCACCGAGCCGAACAGACGACCTTCGGCACCGGCCTTGACGGCCAGGCGCACCTTGGTCGACTCGAGGGCGTTCTTCAGCGCCACGGCCTCTTCGTGGTCGTGGATGGCGCGCGACTCGCGGGCGGCACGGATGGATGCCACCTGCTTCTCGCCGCCCCGCGACCACGTCACCGCGAAGCCCTGGGGAATGAGGTAGTTGCGGGCGTACCCGTTCTTGACCTCGACCACGTCACCGGCGCTACCGAGACCTGCGACCTCGTTCGTGAGAATCAACTTTGCCATCGGGTGCTCCTTAGCGGCCGGCGCCGGCGTAGGGCAGGAGCGCCATCTCGCGCGCGTTCTTGATCGCGCGGGCGATGAGGCGCTGCTCCTGCACGGAGACACCGGTGATACGACGGGCGCGGATCTTCCCGCGCTCCGAGATGAACTTGCGAAGAGTGGCGACGTCCTTGTAGTCAATGACGCCGACACGGATGTGCTTCGCGGGGGCAGCGTTCTTCGCGCCCTTCCGCGGCTTGCGGCGGTCGCCGCTCGACTTTCCAGCCATGTTGTTTCCTTAGATCAGGTGAGTTGTGCGAGGGATGCCTCGACCACCGGTGCTTCGCCTCACGCGCGCTCCGCGCGCGCTCGCTCAGCGACCTGGGGGTCAGAAGGGGGTGTCATCCCCATACGAACCGGGAGTGCTCCACGCATCAGCACCGCCGCTGGACGAACCGGGCGTGGACCACGGCTCCTCCGAGACCTGCTGCTGCTGACGCGGGGCTCCGCCGCCACCGCCGCCCGAGGATGCCGCGCGGGTGACCTGAGCGGTCGCATAGCGCAGCGAGGGGCCGATCTCGTCGACCTCCAGCTCGATAGAGGTGCGGTTGTTGCCCTCGCGGTCCTGGTACGACCGCTGCTTCAGACGCCCCGTGGCGATGACGCGCGAGCCCTTGGTGAGGGAACCGGCGACATGCTCGGCGAAGTCACGCCAGACGCTCGCGCGAAGGAACAGCGCTTCGCCGTCCTTCCACTCGTTCGCCTGGCGATCGAACGTGCGCGGCGTCGACGCGATCGTGAAGTTCGCGACGGGCAGGCCCGACTGCGTGTAGCGCAGCTCGGGGTCTGCCGTGAGGTTTCCCACGACGGTGATGATCGTCTCGCCGGCCATCGTGCTTACGCCTTCGCTCCGGCGGTGGCCGCCTTGCGGGCAGCCTTGGCGTCGCTGCGCACCTTCTCGGCGGCAACCAGGGCGATCGCCTCTTCGGCGCGCAGAACCTTGGTGCGCATGATGAACTCGTTCAGCTTGAGCTGACGGTCGAGCTCCTGCGTCGCCTCGCTGGTCGCGGTGAAGTTGACGACGGCGTAGATGCCCTCGGTCTTCTTCTGGATCTCGTACGCCAGGCGGCGCCGACCCCAGATGTCGATGTTCTCGATGGTTCCCTTGGCATCGGTGATGACCTTGAGGAACTTATCCAGGTGCGTCGAGACCTGGCGCTCATCGATCTCAGGGTTCAGAATGACCATGAGTTCGTACTGGTGCGTCACTAACCCACCTCCTTCGGACTAGAACGGCTCGCGGGTATTTCCCGTGAGCAGGAGGGTGTGTTTCGCGTCATCCAGGTGCGGCGCTGAGTGCGGCGCACGCCAGACAACCTTGACAGTCTATCGGATGTCGTCGCCGTCGTCGAACCGCAGCGACGGCTCATCGGCCACCGACAGCGACAGCGACAGCGACAGCGACAGCGACACCGACAGCGACAGAGTGCGCGGCTTCGGCCACCATCGACGCCGACGAGGTGATCACGGCGGCCACCGTCTTGGCGATCGCGACGAGGATGTTGGCCAGGAACGCGATGATCACCGTCACGCCGCCAGGCTACGCCTCGCCGCGAGGCCAGGCCCGGTACCTTTGTCGGATGGAATGGACGGCGGATGTCGCAGCCGGCGACTGGCTGCGCGCGCGCATCGACGACCCGTGGCGCGGCACCATGCACGATGTCGTGCCGCGCGGGTTCGCCGCCTATGCGCGGGTGTTCCATCCGGTGTTCCGCGAGCGCCCGGTCGGGCGCGAGTGGCCGGCCGGGGGTGAGGATGCCGCGGCCCGCGCAGCCTGGCAGGCGTTCAACGACGACGCCCCCGAGATCGACACCGAGCGCGTCACGTGGGCCGATACGGCTTCGGCGTTCGGCACGACGATGCACCCCCGGGCGCAGTGGGGCCGGCTCATCGGTCGCGATGAGCCGTATGGCAACGGCGGCGCTCCGCGCGACGCAGCCGGCTGGCGCTATGACGAGCCGAACCAAGGCCAGCTGGCACCCGACGATCTGGCCGCGCTGGCCCGCGTGCTGGCCGCACACACGACGACGCCGGATGCCGGGGGTATAGCGGTCTGGGAGGGCTGGGGCGACCTCGTCGGCGCGAAGAACTTCCCGCCCCCGGAGGGCTGTTCGGCGGCATGCCGCGCCGGTACGCCGAGTACGCGCCGGCCGACGAGCGCGACGAGGCCGTCAATGCCCGGCATCAATCGCTGGTGTATCGCTCACTCAAAGACGTGTTCAACAATCCCTTCCGCAAGCCGGTCTGGCGACCCGGCATCCTCTCCGACGAGATCTCGCGCGGCCCGCGGCTGAGCCTGCCGAACCGTGATCACGTGCTCTTCCGCGGCGGCATCAGCGAGTTCGCCGACGCGGAGTGGATCGGCCGAGTGCCGTGGCGCCGCCCGGCCGACGAGGGCTGGTTCGATCCCGCCTCGCCCAGCATCATCTGGCCCGACGACCACGCCTGGGTGATGGCCACCGAGGTCGACTTCGACTCGACGATCGTGGCCGGCTCACCGGCGCTGATCGATGCCATCGTCGGCGATCCGCATCTGGAGGCGGCATCCATTCCTGAAGACGCCGACCTGTCGTGGGACGCAGACGAGGTGAACCGATGAGCCAGACCACCACGCCCTTCGACGCGCGCGCCCTGACCGAACCGGTCGACAAGAAGGCAGCCCGCGCGTTCTGGAAGAGCGTGCGCCCCACCGGCACGAACGCCGGCCGCATCATCGGCCTGGTGCTGATAGCGGTGTTCCTGGTGTTCTTCGTGGGCATCTTCAGCCGCGTGTTCAGCGCGTTCATCGAGGTGGGCTCGAGCGCGGGCGGCGGGTTCGGCGGGATCTTCGTCGTCGTCCCGTTCACGTTCCTCGCGATCGTCGCCCTCGGCATCTTCGTGGTCGTGCGCGGCGTCTTCGGTGCCGGCGCGGCGGTCACGGCGTACCGGCTCGACGCGTTCGCGCGCGCGAACAGCATGAGCTATGACGTCGGCATGACCAATCCTGCGCTGCCCGGGATGATCTTTCAGCAGGGTCACGGCCGGCGCTCGTCGAACCTGGTGCGCGGGCAGCGGCCGCGGTTCGTCGAGTTCGGCAACTACCTGTACAAGACCGGGTCGGGCAAGAACGAGTCCACCCACCGCTGGGGCTACGTCGCCATCAAGCTCGATACGCCACTGCCCAACATCGTGCTCGACGCGAAGAGCAACAACGGCCTGTTCGGCTCGAATCTGCCCGAATCGCTCGCCCGCGGCCAGCGCCTCTCACCCGAGGGCGACTTCGACGAGTACTTCTCCCTTTACTGCCCGTCGGGGTACGAGCAAGACGCCCTGTACCTTTTCACTCCCGACATCATGGCGCGCTTCGTCGACCATGCCGCCGCCCTCGACGTCGAGATCGTCGATGACTGGCTCTTTCTGTACGCCCAGCGCGACCTGTCCACGCTCGACCCGGCGACCTGGCAGTGGCTGTTCGCGACAGTGGGGGCGGTCCTCGACAAGATGGCGCAGTGGGCGCGCTGGCGCGATGACCGGCTGCGGGCGGATGCCGCGGGCCGGGCTGTCGCGGGTGCGAGCGCCATGCCGGTGGATGCGGCGGCGCCCGCTGCCGGCGCGGCGCGGCATCCCTTCGTCGCCACAGCGGCACCGCTCACTCCACCCCCACCCGGCGTCGCGCCGCAGGGACGCCGGCTGCGCACCGGCGTGCCGGTGGCCGCTATCGTCGTCGGCGTCGTCGTCGTGATCGGCTGGATCTCGATGTTCTGGCGCTGACCCGGCTGCGCGCAGCCCGGGGCGGGCCTCGGGAAATTCCATATGGAATTTCCCAAACCACATGAAACTTGCGGCAATCTGATGTGGGCTGGGAAATTCCATATCGAATTGCCCAGATGGCGGGAGATCAGCGCGCGCGGCGCGCGCCCAGAAGTCGGGCGAACACCCGCCGCACTGGCCCGGTGAGCATCAGCAGGAACAGCGCAAAGTAGCCGATGACCGGCACCGCTATCGCGAGCGCGAGCGCGACGGCGAACAGCGCCGCCATGGCCAGGTCGACCGCCATCCCGCGACGCAGCGCCGCATCGTCGACCGAGTGAAGTTCAGGATGCCGGTGCAGCACGATGCGCTGGGCGAGAGCGAGCAGGCTGGTCAGGATCATCGTGCCGATGTACACCACCTTCACCAGCACGTCGTCGTCGCTCATCGCCCCCGTCAAGGCCGTGGCCACCGGCATCCACACGATGGACAGCAGCCAGGCGACGCACACCCACAGCAGCCGGTTCGAGATGAACTCGACCTTCGCGAAAAGGTGATGCTGATTGACCCAGAACATCGCTATCACCGCGAAACTGATCACGAAGCTGATGAGCTGCCACTGATGCTCGTCGAACCAGACGGCCGCTCCCAGGTCGGGGTCTGCCTCGCCCACGCTCTCCATCAGCGGCAGGATCAGCAGGGTCATGGCAATCGCCACGACCGCGTCGATGAAGGCCTTTGCGCGCTCGGCACTGTACACACGCTGCTGTTCGAGAGGCTCATCGGTCACGGTGCGATGGTAGCCGAGACCGCTCGAGCCGATAGGCTCGCCGCGGAGGAGGCGACGATGCACGATCTCGAACAGGCCCGCGTGGCGCGGGAATGGGTCAGCGAAGCGGTACGCAAGGTGGCCGCCGACGCGAACCGGTCCAGTGACACCCACCTGCTCACGGTTCCGCTGCCGGCAGACTGGGGCATCGAGCTCTACCTCAAGGACGAGTCCACACACCCCACGGGCAGCCTGAAGCACCGCCTCGCGCGGTCGCTGTTCCTGTACGGCCTGTGCAACGGCTGGATCGTCGAAGGCACCACGATCGTCGAGGCCTCCAGCGGGTCGACGGCCGTGTCCGAGGCGTACTTCGCCCGGATGCTGGGGCTGCCGTTCGTCGCCGTGGTGCCGCGCTCGACCACGCAGGAGAAGATCGACCTCATCGAGTTCTACGGCGGACGCTGCCACTTCGTTGACGACCCGGGCGAGGTGTATGCCGAGGCGGCGCGCATCGCCGCGGCATCCGGCGGTCACTACATGGACCAGTTCACCTACGCCGAGCGCGCGACCGACTGGCGCGGAAACAACAACATCGCCGAGTCGATCTTCGAGCAGCTCTCGGCCGAGCGGCACCCGGTGCCCCGGTGGATCGTCGTGGGCGCCGGCACGGGCGGCACGAGCGCGACCATCGGCCGCTATCTGCGCTACCAGCGGCATCCCACGCAGCTGTGCGTCGCCGACCCCGAGAATTCGGCATTCCTGGATGCCTGGGCCACCGGAGACTCGTCGGTCACGACGGGCGCGCCCAGCCGCATCGAGGGGATCGGGCGGCCGCGCGTCGAGCCGAGCTTTCTGCCGCAGATCGTCGACCATATGGTGCGGGTGCCGGATGCCGCCTCCATCGCCGCGATGCGGTTCATCGCCGCGCGGACGGGATATCGGGCCGGGGCATCCACGGGCACGAACCTGTGGGCAGCATTCGGCTTGATCGCCGAGATGCTGCGTCGCGGCGAGACGGGCAGCGTCGTCTCGCTGCTCTGCGATTCGTCGGACCGATACCGCCACACGTATTGCTCGGACGACTGGCTGGCCGAACGCGGCATCGACATCACGGCGCCGACCGCCGTGCTCGAGGAGTTCACCGCCACCGGCGCATGGCCGGACTGAGGTCGGACGGGTAGCTACGGTTGCTCGGCGGTCGCGTAGAGCTTTGTGAGGTTCGGGTTCGGGGAGTCTTCGAGGACGGCAGAGCG is drawn from Microbacterium protaetiae and contains these coding sequences:
- a CDS encoding PLP-dependent cysteine synthase family protein; amino-acid sequence: MHDLEQARVAREWVSEAVRKVAADANRSSDTHLLTVPLPADWGIELYLKDESTHPTGSLKHRLARSLFLYGLCNGWIVEGTTIVEASSGSTAVSEAYFARMLGLPFVAVVPRSTTQEKIDLIEFYGGRCHFVDDPGEVYAEAARIAAASGGHYMDQFTYAERATDWRGNNNIAESIFEQLSAERHPVPRWIVVGAGTGGTSATIGRYLRYQRHPTQLCVADPENSAFLDAWATGDSSVTTGAPSRIEGIGRPRVEPSFLPQIVDHMVRVPDAASIAAMRFIAARTGYRAGASTGTNLWAAFGLIAEMLRRGETGSVVSLLCDSSDRYRHTYCSDDWLAERGIDITAPTAVLEEFTATGAWPD
- the rpsR gene encoding 30S ribosomal protein S18; this translates as MAGKSSGDRRKPRKGAKNAAPAKHIRVGVIDYKDVATLRKFISERGKIRARRITGVSVQEQRLIARAIKNAREMALLPYAGAGR
- the rplI gene encoding 50S ribosomal protein L9 → MAKLILTNEVAGLGSAGDVVEVKNGYARNYLIPQGFAVTWSRGGEKQVASIRAARESRAIHDHEEAVALKNALESTKVRLAVKAGAEGRLFGSVKTVDIADAVKAAGVGELDKRRIHITSPIKAVGEHEATVRLREDLTAVITLQVVAAK
- a CDS encoding TetR/AcrR family transcriptional regulator codes for the protein MTYPFGCLIRYDESVNALRKDAARNRDLVLQAAHAIRRGGQTLQLNAVARVAGVGVGTVYRHFATVEQLTEALVLGRFDDLTDRARQVQDAAGLRSFLEHALDILVSDDDFATTATTPRPALPATEEARQRLLDTLTAAIARSRPTRGLDDGLTPADILILLCGLAYAIRRSNADQARRRQYLDAFLRGTLT
- a CDS encoding single-stranded DNA-binding protein, which translates into the protein MAGETIITVVGNLTADPELRYTQSGLPVANFTIASTPRTFDRQANEWKDGEALFLRASVWRDFAEHVAGSLTKGSRVIATGRLKQRSYQDREGNNRTSIELEVDEIGPSLRYATAQVTRAASSGGGGGGAPRQQQQVSEEPWSTPGSSSGGADAWSTPGSYGDDTPF
- a CDS encoding TMEM175 family protein, with translation MTDEPLEQQRVYSAERAKAFIDAVVAIAMTLLILPLMESVGEADPDLGAAVWFDEHQWQLISFVISFAVIAMFWVNQHHLFAKVEFISNRLLWVCVAWLLSIVWMPVATALTGAMSDDDVLVKVVYIGTMILTSLLALAQRIVLHRHPELHSVDDAALRRGMAVDLAMAALFAVALALAIAVPVIGYFALFLLMLTGPVRRVFARLLGARRAR
- a CDS encoding MinD/ParA family ATP-binding protein, whose translation is MPNLGPIAATIQADGSATLELDGRTETIATTRSEDARREIVHRAAQRAASLGSPVPVTVTEPDGSARLMVAADGAVTDAEEVDAATRTPASEPSAVAPSNDAGAAAASSETGTAAPTNEPIPPATVAEVFSQAGGGDPAVALAQGEPKNAQDAADEPAASPEPAPQATRPAAAERPSFLKQEQVEQPATTGWRGAFARMGVRVAPSARERAERADLHAVSQHWAGPRTIAVVNGKGGAGKTPTTINLAAVFARNGGAGVLAWDNNQTRGTLGWRTERGPHEATLLDLLPQTARLLGTGAQSADLARFVHHQTADKFDVLRSKPAVLASQQRITAADVSSIHAVAAKYYRLIVIDSGNDETDPLWLQMIDHTDQLVIATTTRDDHAEAGALLLEALAERDERSARLAQNAVAVVTQADPKATDADIRHVAHGFGALAREVVSIPFDPTLVDGIITFDALRADTQRAWLAAAAAIARGL
- the dnaB gene encoding replicative DNA helicase — its product is MPETWRRTDVVTIADISDERLGGPREPERTPPHDTLAEQSALGGMLLSKDAVADVIESLRGTDFYIPKHEVIFEAILTLYSHGEPTDVITVTDELIKTGDLQRAGGADYLHTLTSIVPTAANAGYYASIVSERALLRRLVEAGTRIAQMGYSGQGEALDLVNTAQAEIYGVTGAEASEDYVPLTVAVDAAVDEIEAARGRDGQMTGVPTGFRELDELTNGLHGGQMVVVAARPAMGKALALDTPLPTPSGWTTMGKVEVGDELYGSDGRPTRVVAATDVMLDRPCYEVEFSDGSTIIADAQHQWVTETRAARRSGRIDCSVVTTEQMLATLTVGSDGRANHSVRNARPLQAPEADLPVAPYALGAWLGDGHSDGARITSETDEIPSLVARGGLRVESRGGMLYSVRLLERAKLVRTCEVCGTSFVARHPNVRTCGRTCGPKNKGMHPERLACPDCGRPYSGEAQRCIDCYRDHGSFTALLRKAGVLGDKHVPAAYLRASEAQRRELLAGLLDTDGTVVRGVGSCQFAVTSRKLADSVYELIVSLGYRCGRSTKRVAGRSEASSTCYILNFSTSDDVFWMERKRALHEQERPANTLRTGTRYVKAIRPVESVPVRCVQVDKDDHLYLAGESMIPTHNSTLALDFARAASIKHNLPAIFFSLEMGRSEIAMRLLAAEGAIPLQNLRKGTLDSRDWTTVAATRGRINDAPLYIDDSPNMTLVEIRAKCRRLKQRVGLKMVVIDYLQLMSSGKRVESRQQEVSEFSRALKLLAKELQVPVVALSQLNRGSEQRQDKKPQVSDLRESGSIEQDADMVILLHRDSVYDKDTRPGEADLIVAKHRNGPTATLEIAFQGHFSRFTDMAPAGDFA
- the rpsF gene encoding 30S ribosomal protein S6 — its product is MTHQYELMVILNPEIDERQVSTHLDKFLKVITDAKGTIENIDIWGRRRLAYEIQKKTEGIYAVVNFTATSEATQELDRQLKLNEFIMRTKVLRAEEAIALVAAEKVRSDAKAARKAATAGAKA